One Mucilaginibacter ginkgonis genomic region harbors:
- a CDS encoding aspartate/glutamate racemase family protein, translated as MKAIGLIGGMSWESSAIYYRIINERTKEKLGGLHSAKSIMYTVDFEEIAKLQQSGDWDTIGELMSEAAMNLQKGGADFVLICCNTQYKVAAEIESAMDIPLIHIGDVTADAVVALGIDKVGLLGTKYTMEQDFISNRFVNKGIDVITPDEAGRKIIQDTIYTELAKGIINPESLAKCVGVINELKSRGAKGIILGCTELGMLITPESVDLPLFDTTVIHAEKAVELALS; from the coding sequence ATGAAAGCTATCGGGTTGATCGGCGGCATGTCCTGGGAAAGTTCTGCCATTTACTATCGCATCATTAACGAGCGGACAAAAGAAAAGCTGGGCGGCCTGCATTCAGCTAAGTCTATAATGTATACCGTCGACTTTGAGGAGATTGCAAAGTTGCAGCAGTCGGGCGATTGGGACACGATAGGCGAACTAATGAGCGAAGCGGCCATGAACCTGCAGAAAGGCGGTGCCGATTTCGTATTGATCTGCTGTAATACGCAGTATAAAGTAGCCGCCGAAATTGAAAGTGCGATGGATATACCGCTGATTCATATCGGCGACGTCACTGCTGATGCAGTTGTTGCCCTCGGAATCGACAAAGTGGGATTGCTGGGCACTAAGTATACCATGGAGCAAGACTTTATCAGCAACAGGTTTGTTAATAAAGGCATAGACGTGATTACGCCCGATGAAGCCGGCCGGAAGATCATTCAGGATACAATTTACACCGAGTTGGCGAAAGGCATCATAAATCCCGAATCGTTAGCGAAATGCGTAGGCGTGATAAACGAACTAAAATCGCGCGGTGCTAAGGGTATTATTCTGGGTTGTACCGAATTGGGCATGCTGATCACACCTGAGTCTGTCGACTTGCCTTTATTTGATACGACCGTGATTCATGCTGAAAAGGCGGTAGAGTTGGCATTGTCGTAG
- a CDS encoding glycoside hydrolase family 130 protein, producing MKDIAKRFAQNPILRPADLKPSAGDMQIICLLNPGVFTFKGKTWLIVRVAENTAAKEGFVLVPVINDAGQIEILEIPDNHPELISTDARVLRYQGLDYLTTLSHLRLLSSDDGVHFKEDPEYPPLFGSGMLETFGIEDCRVTQIGETYYLTYTAVSANGVTVGLRTTTDWKTFDKKGVIFPPHNKDCAIFEEKVNGLYYALHRPSSVDLGGNFIWIADSPDGVHWGNHKCIVKTRAGHWDSARVGAGAAPIKTEYGWLEIYHGATPEHQYCLGAVLLDLKDPSKVIARSNEPLMIPTEQYETSGFFGNVVFTNGHVVNGDDITLYYGAADEFVCGAHFSIKEIVVTLYDHQSVCLIG from the coding sequence ATGAAAGACATTGCAAAGCGCTTTGCACAAAACCCAATTCTAAGGCCTGCCGACTTAAAGCCAAGTGCCGGTGACATGCAGATCATCTGCTTGTTAAATCCCGGTGTATTTACCTTTAAAGGCAAAACATGGCTCATCGTCCGCGTGGCTGAAAATACTGCGGCAAAAGAAGGCTTTGTGCTGGTACCGGTAATTAACGATGCAGGACAAATAGAAATATTAGAGATACCGGATAACCACCCCGAACTGATCAGCACAGATGCAAGGGTGCTGCGTTATCAGGGGTTAGACTATCTGACCACGCTTTCTCATTTAAGGTTATTGTCGAGTGATGATGGCGTGCATTTCAAAGAAGATCCCGAATATCCGCCCTTGTTTGGCAGCGGGATGCTGGAAACTTTCGGCATCGAAGATTGCCGCGTTACACAAATAGGCGAAACTTATTACCTAACCTATACTGCTGTATCGGCAAACGGGGTAACGGTTGGTTTACGTACCACAACAGATTGGAAAACCTTTGATAAGAAAGGGGTGATCTTCCCGCCGCATAATAAGGATTGCGCCATTTTTGAAGAAAAGGTTAACGGTTTGTATTATGCCCTGCACCGCCCAAGCAGTGTAGACCTGGGCGGAAATTTTATATGGATAGCAGATTCGCCTGATGGTGTACACTGGGGTAACCACAAGTGCATTGTTAAAACCCGCGCCGGCCATTGGGACAGCGCAAGGGTAGGCGCGGGCGCGGCACCTATAAAAACAGAATACGGATGGCTGGAGATTTACCATGGTGCCACACCGGAGCATCAGTATTGTCTGGGCGCAGTGCTGTTAGACCTGAAGGATCCGTCAAAGGTTATTGCCCGCAGTAATGAACCGCTAATGATCCCAACCGAACAATATGAAACAAGCGGCTTTTTCGGCAACGTGGTGTTTACCAATGGCCATGTGGTAAACGGCGATGACATCACTTTATACTATGGCGCCGCCGATGAGTTTGTATGCGGGGCGCATTTTAGTATCAAAGAAATCGTAGTAACGCTATATGATCATCAGAGCGTTTGTTTGATTGGTTGA
- a CDS encoding FtsL-like putative cell division protein — MNRLLTDIEPQEEPEVVVAEKQQPAPDNFFVSFLSKGFVSTEDATRALPFVLYMAFLGMLYIANRHLAEKNLRNIDKYGKEVRELSWDYKSTKADLAFKSTLTEVAKRADTLGVHVAVDPPQKIVAEQEVQK; from the coding sequence ATGAACCGTTTACTTACAGATATCGAACCACAGGAAGAGCCGGAAGTTGTTGTTGCAGAAAAGCAGCAGCCAGCGCCGGATAATTTCTTTGTGTCTTTTTTAAGCAAAGGTTTTGTAAGTACAGAGGATGCAACGCGTGCATTACCTTTTGTGCTGTATATGGCGTTTTTGGGCATGCTTTATATAGCTAACCGCCATCTGGCAGAAAAGAACCTGCGCAACATAGATAAATATGGCAAGGAAGTTCGCGAGCTAAGCTGGGATTACAAAAGCACTAAGGCAGATCTTGCTTTCAAAAGCACATTGACCGAGGTTGCAAAACGTGCAGACACTTTAGGCGTGCACGTAGCGGTAGACCCGCCGCAAAAGATCGTGGCAGAACAGGAGGTGCAAAAATGA
- a CDS encoding DUF3943 domain-containing protein, whose protein sequence is MNKFYSITLSKKFKALLMLLVASALYTSQVSAQVTFDAQKAFLDTTKKKQITEVPLNTRSQKKRFGRAVLYLGIAEFTPFAYDRWIAGKDYAKITFATVGHNLNPGHWQIDNDPFQTNQFGHPFHGSLFYSSFRVNGYSFWEAAPAAAAGSYLWETFAETQAPAPNDFINTTFGGIVLGEMTYRFANRLINNRATGFKRQVQEVAGLIMNPMNGLNRIVDGRWGKVRANSALHDSTKLNLEVDAGVRYYNTVAGFNTSGFYGRAKLTYGLPYDNYRVPFSNIYVNAEFGRDDSAKVNAINVYGSLTGWELKNDSSSRHLAVLSANYDYIRNAGVFYGGQSVKLNVFSEYNLHRKVKFNTGFSAGPVLLGAAPDPYFYNSRNYDYTTGASFAAGGGLSIKDRFFLNAEYRGGYLATINGYSSHYLLHTITSEIRFAVTKDLSLCADPGYLVIKGKYNKFAETQNTYSYFRATVRYGLNL, encoded by the coding sequence ATGAATAAATTTTACTCAATTACCCTTTCCAAAAAATTTAAAGCGCTATTGATGTTACTGGTTGCAAGTGCTTTATACACTTCGCAAGTATCAGCCCAGGTTACATTCGACGCTCAAAAAGCATTTTTAGATACCACCAAAAAGAAGCAAATAACAGAAGTGCCTCTAAACACCCGGTCGCAAAAAAAACGGTTTGGCAGGGCCGTGCTCTACCTCGGTATTGCCGAGTTTACTCCCTTTGCTTACGACCGCTGGATCGCCGGTAAAGACTACGCAAAGATCACGTTTGCTACGGTGGGCCACAACCTTAACCCTGGGCATTGGCAAATAGACAATGACCCGTTCCAAACAAACCAGTTTGGCCACCCATTTCATGGCAGTTTATTTTATAGTTCATTCCGTGTAAATGGCTACAGTTTTTGGGAAGCGGCACCCGCAGCAGCCGCAGGCAGTTATTTGTGGGAAACCTTTGCGGAAACGCAGGCCCCCGCTCCTAATGATTTCATTAACACCACTTTCGGCGGCATAGTCTTGGGCGAAATGACCTACCGTTTTGCTAACCGCCTTATAAATAACCGTGCTACCGGATTTAAACGACAAGTGCAGGAAGTAGCCGGACTTATTATGAACCCCATGAACGGCCTTAACCGCATTGTAGACGGCAGATGGGGCAAGGTGAGAGCCAATAGCGCTTTGCACGACTCCACCAAGCTAAACCTGGAGGTTGATGCAGGGGTGCGCTATTACAATACTGTTGCAGGTTTTAACACCTCGGGGTTTTATGGCCGGGCAAAGTTGACGTATGGTTTGCCGTATGACAACTACCGCGTTCCGTTTAGCAACATATACGTAAATGCAGAATTTGGCCGTGATGATAGTGCCAAAGTAAACGCTATTAACGTGTATGGGTCGCTTACGGGGTGGGAACTGAAAAATGACAGCAGTTCGCGGCACTTGGCTGTATTGTCGGCCAACTATGATTATATTAGAAATGCCGGAGTGTTTTACGGCGGGCAAAGTGTAAAGCTGAATGTATTTTCTGAATACAACCTGCACAGAAAAGTGAAATTTAATACCGGTTTCTCTGCCGGGCCGGTGCTTTTAGGTGCTGCACCCGACCCTTACTTTTATAACAGCCGCAATTACGATTACACCACCGGTGCATCTTTTGCTGCAGGTGGTGGGCTAAGCATTAAAGACCGGTTTTTCTTGAATGCTGAATACAGAGGCGGATATCTGGCCACCATAAATGGCTATAGCTCGCATTACTTATTACATACCATTACCAGCGAAATAAGATTCGCAGTTACAAAAGATCTGTCCCTTTGCGCGGACCCCGGTTATCTGGTCATCAAGGGTAAGTACAATAAATTTGCAGAAACGCAGAATACCTACTCGTACTTTAGGGCGACAGTTAGATACGGCCTCAACTTGTAA
- a CDS encoding glycoside hydrolase family 3 protein translates to MKLRSTAFAIASFVAATLSANAQQKYTSRDAGQYILVTNNGGQTLGYSASSGVKLLIIDGFAFKDLNKNGKLDKYEDWRLPVDERAKDLASQMSIEQIAGLMLYSRHQPIPNPPGGPFAGTYKGKGYAESGAKPSDLTDQQIAFLTKDNVRHVLVTSVESPAIAATWNNNTQALTEGLGLGIPANNSSDPRHGIVASAEYNAGAGGRISMWPGSLGMAATFDPAVTETFGHIAATEYRALGIATALSPQVDIASEPRWSRVSGTFGEDPQLATDMGRAYIDGFQTSAGDKEIFGGWGYNSVNAMVKHWPSGGSGEGGRDAHYGFGKYAVYPGNNLNGNMKPFLDGAFKLNGKTSSASAVMPYYTISYGQDTKYGENVGNNYNKYIIKDLLRDKYGYDGVVCTDWLVTGDETSIDQFLSGKSWGVEKLTVADRHYKALMAGVDQFGGNSDAAPVLAAYQMGVKDNGEAATCKRFEQSAVRLLRNIFRVGLFENPYLNPAETQTVVGKPEFMKAGYDAQLKSIVMLKNKANVLPLKTMKTVYVPKQYTPAGRNFLGMPIPEKTDYPVNINLVKKYFRVTDDPAKADYALVFINSPASQGGYSADDVKKGGNGYLPISLQYKPYTATDARATSIAGGDPLETFTNRSYKGKTSTAINTSDLNMVTDTYAKMKGKPVIVSVMMNNPTVFGEFEGNANALLVQFGVQDQAVLDIITGKAEPSGLLPLQMPADMHTVENQAEDVPLDMKCYRDAQGHVYDFAYGMNWKGVINDARTAKYSHKK, encoded by the coding sequence ATGAAATTAAGATCTACCGCTTTCGCGATCGCTTCATTTGTCGCGGCTACCTTAAGTGCCAATGCGCAGCAAAAATATACCAGCCGTGATGCCGGGCAATACATTTTGGTAACCAATAATGGCGGGCAAACGCTGGGGTATTCGGCATCGTCAGGCGTTAAGTTGCTCATTATTGATGGCTTTGCCTTTAAAGACTTAAATAAGAACGGCAAACTGGATAAATATGAAGACTGGCGCCTGCCTGTTGACGAGCGCGCGAAAGACCTGGCATCGCAGATGAGCATTGAGCAAATTGCAGGGCTGATGCTATACAGCCGCCATCAGCCCATACCTAATCCGCCGGGCGGGCCATTCGCGGGAACTTATAAAGGCAAAGGTTATGCGGAAAGCGGTGCAAAACCATCCGACCTTACAGATCAGCAGATCGCATTCCTGACAAAAGATAATGTGCGCCACGTACTGGTAACTTCGGTCGAGTCGCCTGCGATAGCAGCCACCTGGAATAACAACACGCAAGCCTTGACAGAAGGCTTGGGATTGGGCATACCGGCCAATAACAGTTCTGACCCAAGGCACGGCATTGTAGCATCGGCCGAATATAACGCGGGTGCGGGCGGCCGTATATCCATGTGGCCCGGTTCTTTAGGCATGGCAGCAACCTTCGATCCGGCTGTTACGGAAACCTTCGGGCACATTGCCGCGACAGAATACCGCGCTTTGGGTATCGCCACGGCGCTGTCGCCACAAGTTGACATCGCCAGCGAACCTCGTTGGTCGCGCGTAAGCGGCACGTTTGGCGAAGACCCGCAACTGGCGACGGATATGGGGCGCGCTTATATCGATGGTTTCCAGACCTCAGCAGGTGATAAAGAGATCTTTGGCGGATGGGGTTATAATAGTGTGAACGCCATGGTAAAACATTGGCCAAGTGGCGGGAGCGGCGAAGGCGGCCGCGACGCGCACTACGGGTTTGGCAAGTATGCTGTTTATCCGGGCAATAATCTAAACGGCAACATGAAACCTTTTTTGGATGGTGCCTTTAAACTGAATGGTAAAACAAGTTCAGCCTCCGCCGTGATGCCATACTACACTATTTCATACGGCCAGGATACTAAATATGGCGAAAACGTTGGCAATAACTACAACAAATACATTATTAAAGACCTACTGCGTGATAAGTATGGTTATGACGGCGTTGTTTGTACCGATTGGCTGGTTACCGGCGATGAAACTTCAATAGATCAGTTCCTGTCGGGTAAATCATGGGGTGTAGAGAAACTGACTGTGGCAGACCGTCACTATAAGGCATTAATGGCGGGCGTAGACCAGTTTGGCGGAAACAGCGACGCGGCGCCTGTATTGGCAGCTTATCAAATGGGCGTAAAAGACAATGGCGAAGCTGCTACATGCAAGCGGTTTGAACAATCCGCGGTGCGTTTATTGCGTAATATATTCAGGGTTGGCTTATTTGAAAACCCTTACCTGAACCCTGCAGAAACGCAGACAGTTGTGGGCAAGCCCGAATTTATGAAAGCCGGTTACGATGCGCAGCTAAAGTCGATAGTGATGTTGAAGAATAAAGCCAATGTGTTGCCTTTAAAAACCATGAAAACGGTTTACGTGCCTAAACAATATACACCTGCCGGGCGCAACTTTCTAGGTATGCCAATACCGGAAAAAACCGACTACCCTGTAAATATCAACCTCGTAAAAAAATACTTTAGAGTAACAGACGATCCGGCTAAAGCAGACTATGCCCTAGTATTTATTAACAGCCCTGCGTCGCAAGGCGGCTACAGTGCAGATGATGTTAAAAAAGGCGGTAATGGTTACTTGCCTATCAGCTTGCAGTACAAACCTTACACCGCGACTGATGCCCGCGCGACCAGCATTGCCGGCGGAGATCCATTGGAAACTTTTACCAACCGCAGCTACAAAGGCAAAACATCGACAGCCATCAATACATCCGACTTAAATATGGTTACAGACACTTATGCCAAAATGAAGGGCAAACCGGTGATCGTATCTGTGATGATGAACAACCCAACAGTTTTTGGCGAGTTTGAAGGCAATGCCAATGCGTTGTTAGTGCAATTTGGTGTACAAGACCAGGCAGTGCTTGACATCATAACCGGCAAAGCAGAACCATCAGGCTTGTTGCCGCTGCAAATGCCTGCAGATATGCATACGGTTGAAAACCAGGCAGAAGATGTACCGCTTGATATGAAATGCTACCGCGATGCGCAAGGTCACGTCTATGACTTTGCATACGGTATGAATTGGAAAGGCGTTATTAATGACGCGCGTACCGCTAAGTACAGTCATAAAAAATAA
- the rsmH gene encoding 16S rRNA (cytosine(1402)-N(4))-methyltransferase RsmH gives MANTYHTPVMLQECIEGLAIKPNGTYVDVTFGGGGHSREILKHLGINGKLVAFDQDVDAQQNLIDDKRFVFADQNFRYLKNFCRLHGAIPADGILADLGVSSHQFDEADRGFSIRFDAELDMRMNQSGSLTAKEVINAYDEAALHRIFGQYGEIQNAKSLARAIVTSRLSAPINTIAELKNAIQGLIPRGKENKYLAQVFQALRIEVNQELEALKDFLVQSAEVLVSGGRLVVMSYHSLEDRLVKNFIAKGKFSGELEKDIYGNDDRPYQQVSRGAITATEEEIAQNNRARSAKLRIAVKK, from the coding sequence ATGGCTAATACCTACCACACCCCCGTAATGCTTCAGGAATGTATAGAAGGTTTGGCCATCAAACCCAATGGTACCTATGTTGATGTAACTTTTGGCGGTGGTGGCCACTCGCGCGAGATTTTGAAGCATTTGGGGATAAACGGCAAGCTTGTCGCTTTTGACCAGGACGTAGACGCGCAGCAAAACCTGATAGATGATAAACGTTTCGTTTTTGCAGATCAAAACTTCCGCTATTTAAAGAATTTCTGCCGTTTGCATGGTGCAATCCCGGCCGATGGTATTCTTGCTGATCTGGGAGTTTCATCACATCAGTTTGATGAGGCAGATCGTGGTTTCTCTATCCGTTTCGATGCCGAACTGGACATGCGCATGAACCAGTCGGGATCGCTGACCGCTAAAGAAGTGATCAATGCTTACGATGAGGCTGCCCTGCACCGCATTTTTGGCCAGTACGGCGAGATCCAGAACGCAAAATCTTTAGCCAGGGCTATTGTCACTTCACGCCTGAGCGCACCTATCAACACCATTGCAGAGTTAAAAAACGCCATACAGGGATTGATCCCTCGCGGAAAAGAAAATAAATACCTGGCGCAGGTATTCCAGGCACTTAGAATAGAAGTGAACCAGGAACTGGAAGCACTGAAAGACTTTCTGGTTCAATCGGCTGAGGTGTTGGTTAGCGGCGGCCGCCTGGTGGTAATGTCGTACCATTCGCTGGAAGACAGGCTGGTTAAAAACTTTATCGCCAAAGGAAAATTTAGCGGCGAGTTGGAAAAAGATATTTACGGTAATGACGACAGGCCTTATCAGCAGGTAAGCCGTGGCGCAATTACCGCTACTGAAGAAGAGATAGCTCAAAATAACCGCGCACGCAGCGCCAAACTTAGAATAGCTGTAAAAAAATGA
- the mraZ gene encoding division/cell wall cluster transcriptional repressor MraZ, with the protein MSNFLGEFDCKLDAKGRMMIPSGLRKQLPEAEREGLVINRGFEKHLVIYTRKEWDLIIADLAKLNQYEKRTREFIRYFTRGATELTLDAAGRILLPKALLEYAGIGNDLVLACQLNKIEVWDSKVYDLQMDSEPENFANLAEEVMGGMGRRADG; encoded by the coding sequence ATGTCGAACTTTTTAGGCGAATTTGATTGTAAACTGGATGCTAAAGGGCGTATGATGATCCCTTCAGGCTTGCGCAAACAGCTTCCCGAAGCTGAGCGTGAGGGCCTTGTGATCAATCGCGGCTTTGAAAAGCATTTGGTGATCTATACGCGTAAGGAGTGGGACCTGATTATTGCCGACCTGGCAAAACTCAACCAATACGAGAAACGTACCCGGGAATTCATTCGGTACTTTACTCGTGGCGCTACAGAATTGACACTTGATGCTGCAGGCCGCATTTTATTGCCTAAGGCTTTGCTGGAGTACGCGGGTATTGGCAATGATCTGGTACTGGCTTGCCAATTAAATAAAATAGAGGTTTGGGACAGTAAGGTTTACGACCTGCAAATGGACAGCGAGCCTGAAAACTTTGCCAACCTTGCCGAAGAGGTTATGGGCGGAATGGGAAGGAGGGCCGATGGCTAA
- a CDS encoding YceH family protein, translating into MLPQLNNEEIRVLGALMEKSRTTPEYYPLTLNALVTACNQKSARKPVVDYDEDTVTHALDTLKKKGLISTATGGSSRAVKYKHNFAIVYPVIPAEVAIMCLIFLRGPQTPGEINTNSGRLYEFESLDDVQQALEKLSTGDEPFLVQLPKRAGQKEQRYTHLFADIPDQIADDEPQAAIPRSSISELENRVSKLEEELAAMRAEFDKLLKELM; encoded by the coding sequence ATGCTGCCCCAACTTAATAACGAAGAGATACGTGTGCTTGGCGCGCTGATGGAAAAGAGTCGCACCACGCCTGAGTATTATCCGCTCACGCTTAACGCCCTTGTAACCGCCTGCAATCAAAAGTCGGCACGTAAACCTGTGGTTGATTATGATGAAGATACGGTAACCCATGCGCTGGATACCTTGAAGAAGAAGGGGCTAATTTCTACGGCCACCGGCGGCTCAAGCCGGGCCGTAAAATATAAACACAATTTCGCGATCGTTTACCCGGTGATACCCGCCGAGGTAGCCATTATGTGCCTGATATTTTTGCGCGGCCCGCAAACCCCGGGCGAGATCAACACCAATTCCGGAAGGCTATATGAGTTTGAGTCGCTTGATGACGTGCAGCAGGCACTCGAAAAGCTAAGCACCGGCGATGAGCCTTTTCTTGTACAATTGCCTAAACGTGCAGGCCAAAAGGAACAACGTTACACCCATTTGTTTGCAGATATTCCTGACCAGATAGCTGATGACGAACCGCAAGCGGCGATACCGCGCTCATCTATTAGTGAACTGGAAAACCGTGTAAGCAAACTTGAAGAGGAACTGGCTGCGATGCGCGCCGAGTTTGATAAGTTGCTGAAGGAGTTAATGTAA
- a CDS encoding toxin-antitoxin system YwqK family antitoxin — protein sequence MKKLFTILLTASCTAVLAQTEPPTAHRMVRYRTIGRDSINLSLNSNYELIEDSCADIVRYAHANLRERKFKGAFKDLNKNKPTAVLSEGTYTDEGLKTGLFLSRYDNGSLQSKGYFKNNQFDGNWTLFYENDKPKMDFDAVEGKIKINNYWDARGKKTVDNGKGVYSNEMDYITWKGKLNNGLPDGTWHAYRTADVTETSLVTESYKNGVFQKGSSPAGDYTDGSRIVLISESMLPYLKAEKFQISTTACNGTGFKKIVHAQYRNGAEDFNEAIKSAIEPYLKTVDIKSYDNQFVISGEISERGQLTKLTCNNAFNQEIANGFIRQLYHLPLLVPATANGVPVKEGFDITFTFERGFYSFRYHFQPIKQTL from the coding sequence ATGAAAAAACTATTTACCATTTTACTTACCGCGTCTTGCACCGCGGTATTGGCACAAACTGAACCCCCGACAGCTCACCGGATGGTGAGATACAGAACAATAGGCCGCGACAGCATTAACCTTTCGCTTAACAGTAATTATGAACTTATTGAAGATAGCTGTGCAGATATTGTGCGTTACGCGCACGCAAATTTACGCGAACGAAAATTTAAAGGTGCTTTTAAGGATCTAAATAAAAACAAGCCTACTGCGGTGCTGTCTGAAGGTACATATACAGACGAGGGATTAAAAACCGGTTTGTTTCTATCGCGGTATGATAATGGATCCCTTCAATCAAAAGGATATTTTAAGAATAACCAATTCGACGGTAATTGGACACTGTTTTACGAAAATGATAAGCCTAAAATGGACTTTGATGCTGTTGAAGGCAAGATAAAGATTAATAATTATTGGGACGCCAGGGGTAAGAAAACTGTGGACAACGGTAAAGGCGTGTACTCCAATGAGATGGATTACATTACATGGAAAGGCAAACTCAACAATGGCCTGCCCGATGGTACATGGCATGCCTATCGCACTGCCGATGTAACGGAAACCAGCTTAGTTACAGAGAGCTACAAAAATGGCGTCTTTCAAAAAGGGTCGTCCCCTGCAGGCGATTACACAGATGGATCCCGGATTGTATTAATTTCAGAATCTATGCTACCCTATCTAAAAGCAGAGAAATTTCAGATATCGACGACCGCGTGTAACGGAACAGGCTTTAAAAAAATAGTACATGCACAATACAGAAACGGGGCCGAAGATTTTAACGAGGCTATAAAAAGTGCCATAGAGCCGTACTTAAAAACTGTTGATATAAAGTCTTATGACAACCAGTTCGTAATAAGTGGTGAAATATCAGAACGCGGGCAATTAACAAAACTGACCTGTAACAATGCCTTTAATCAGGAAATAGCGAACGGCTTTATCAGGCAATTATACCATTTACCTCTTTTAGTGCCGGCAACAGCAAATGGTGTACCTGTCAAAGAAGGCTTTGATATCACATTTACCTTCGAAAGAGGATTTTATTCATTCAGGTACCACTTTCAACCAATCAAACAAACGCTCTGA
- a CDS encoding IPT/TIG domain-containing protein: MKYLNLTPKLILMIAIALLAVTGCKKSGSVDPVPAPAPAITAISVSTAVIGSTVTITGTNFGSDITKDTVRFNGVAATISSANTTSIVVTVPATATTGKISVVTDGKTLIYPTDFTVTLLVPTITGATILPTSYGGSISIKGSNFDPNASKNTVVFAGIKALVASASSSEIIAQITTTTSITSGPVQLTSYGTTLTYTATVTVIPALGEVMSTTSMGYLAVDAAGNIYGESGNSVYKVTPAKVTSLLATAGNSANVPGNPLRGTAVDAAGNVYATGTTDAKIYKITPNGVVSTFAGSGVSAYVDGKGTAAQFIAPVGLAIDPSGNLFVCDSARVRKIAPDGTVSTFAGSATSGTADGQGAAASFNSLIAMTADFDGNLFVTNSAGTIRKITPTGLVSTLNLQGPLVTAGGYNQPITAHGIYGGNLIAADPFGNLIVCNNYGIVFGNSSPTAGVAHPVYIIDKSGLVAQYTTADLVSYQGVTADRAGNIYIGRTFYGGPGPEVYKYYKK, encoded by the coding sequence ATGAAATACCTGAATCTGACCCCCAAATTAATTTTAATGATCGCCATTGCGTTGCTGGCGGTTACTGGTTGTAAAAAATCGGGCAGTGTTGACCCGGTTCCGGCACCTGCGCCCGCGATCACTGCTATAAGCGTCTCGACAGCGGTAATCGGCAGTACGGTAACTATTACCGGTACCAATTTCGGATCTGATATTACCAAAGATACCGTCCGGTTTAATGGAGTAGCAGCTACTATTAGCTCGGCAAATACTACCAGCATTGTAGTTACCGTGCCTGCAACCGCTACCACAGGTAAGATTAGTGTAGTTACTGACGGTAAAACGTTAATATATCCTACAGATTTTACGGTTACGCTGCTGGTACCTACAATAACCGGTGCTACGATACTGCCTACGTCCTATGGCGGCTCGATATCGATAAAAGGTAGTAATTTCGATCCCAACGCGTCAAAAAATACAGTTGTGTTTGCAGGTATCAAAGCGCTTGTAGCATCGGCAAGTTCGTCAGAAATAATAGCTCAGATCACTACTACAACCAGCATAACATCCGGACCGGTACAACTTACGTCTTATGGTACAACACTAACATATACCGCTACGGTAACTGTTATTCCTGCTCTCGGAGAAGTTATGAGTACCACTTCTATGGGTTATCTGGCGGTAGATGCTGCGGGAAACATATACGGCGAGTCGGGAAATTCTGTTTATAAAGTCACACCTGCAAAGGTTACCAGTCTTTTAGCAACAGCCGGTAATAGCGCAAATGTGCCGGGCAACCCGCTTAGGGGCACAGCGGTAGATGCAGCAGGGAACGTTTATGCAACGGGAACTACAGACGCGAAGATATACAAGATAACTCCAAACGGTGTTGTAAGTACTTTTGCAGGCAGCGGCGTTAGCGCTTATGTTGACGGCAAAGGAACGGCTGCACAATTTATTGCTCCGGTGGGCCTTGCGATTGACCCGAGCGGCAACTTATTTGTCTGCGATTCGGCCAGGGTGCGCAAAATAGCACCGGATGGAACGGTAAGCACATTTGCAGGTAGCGCCACCTCGGGTACTGCCGACGGACAGGGCGCGGCAGCATCCTTTAATTCTTTAATTGCGATGACGGCTGATTTTGATGGCAACTTGTTCGTAACCAATTCGGCAGGCACTATTCGTAAAATTACACCAACCGGGTTGGTAAGCACATTAAATTTGCAAGGCCCGTTAGTTACCGCGGGTGGTTATAATCAGCCCATAACTGCACATGGTATTTACGGCGGAAACCTAATTGCTGCTGATCCATTCGGGAACCTTATCGTGTGTAATAATTATGGTATTGTGTTTGGCAACTCAAGTCCAACCGCAGGTGTGGCGCACCCAGTTTACATAATAGACAAGAGCGGCCTTGTAGCTCAATATACTACTGCAGATCTGGTATCCTATCAGGGCGTAACTGCCGACCGCGCGGGCAATATTTATATAGGCCGAACCTTCTACGGTGGGCCCGGACCCGAAGTCTATAAATATTATAAAAAATAA